In the Populus trichocarpa isolate Nisqually-1 chromosome 1, P.trichocarpa_v4.1, whole genome shotgun sequence genome, one interval contains:
- the LOC7491488 gene encoding uncharacterized protein LOC7491488, translated as MEFTEAYKQTGPCCFSPNSRYIAVAVDYRLVIRDTLSFKVVQLFSCLDKISYIEWANDSEYILCGLNKRPMIQAWSLTQPEWTCKIDEGPAGIAYSRWSPDSRHILTTSDFQLRLTVWSLLNTACVHVQGPKHCSKGVSFTKDGKYAAICTRRDCKDYVNLLSCHTWEIMGAFAVDTLDLADIEWSPDDSAIVIWDAPLEFKVLIYSPDGRCLSKYQAYESGLGVKSVSWSPCGQYLAVGSYDQMLRVLNHLTWKTFAEFMHLSTVRGPCCAAVFKEVDEPLHLNMSELCLSDEFLQGNSDVSEGHFRVMYDVTEVPISLPFQKPPADKPNPKQGIGLMSWSKDSRYIYTRNDSMPTALWIWDIRHLELAAILVQKDPIRAAAWDPTCTRLVLCTGSSHLYMWTPSGAYCVSNPLPQFNITDLKWNSDGSCLLLKDKESFCWASVPLFPESSEYSSDD; from the exons ATGGAGTTTACTGAAGCTTATAAGCAGACGGGTCCTTGTTGTTTCTCTCCAAACTCCCGTTACATCGCTGTTGCTGTCGATTACCGTCTCGTGATTCGTGATACGCTCTCTTTTAAG GTTGTGCAGTTGTTTTCATGCTTGGATAAGATAAGCTATATAGAATGGGCAAATGATTCTGAGTACATCCTTTGCGGTCTGAATAAAAGACCGATGATACAAGCATGGTCATTGACTCAACCTGAGTGGACATGCAAAATAGATGAAGGTCCTGCTGGTATTGCATATTCTAGATGGAGTCCTGACAGCCGGCATATACTTACCACTTCAGATTTTCAGTTGAGGTTAACAGTTTGGTCGCTTTTGAACACAGCATGTGTTCATGTCCAGGGGCCAAAGCATTGCTCTAAAGGGGTTTCTTTCACTAAAGATGGGAAATATGCTGCAATTTGTACGAGGCGTGATTGCAAGGATTATGTAAATCTACTGTCATGTCATACATGGGAAATAATGGGTGCGTTTGCTGTTGATACATTGGACTTAGCTGATATAGAGTGGTCGCCGGATGATAGTGCTATAGTAATATGGGATGCACCACTTGAATTCAAG GTTCTAATTTACTCCCCAGATGGGAGATGCCTATCCAAGTATCAAGCATATGAAAGTGGACTGGGTGTAAAAAGTGTTTCGTGGTCGCCTTGTGGCCAATATCTAGCTGTGGGTAGTTATGATCAGATGTTGCGAGTTTTGAATCACTTAACTTGGAAAACATTTGCTGAATTCATGCACCTATCCACTGTCCGTGGTCCTTGTTGTGCTGCTGTTTTCAAG GAGGTAGACGAGCCATTGCACCTCAATATGTCTGAGTTATGCTTGAGTGATGAGTTTCTCCAAGGAAATTCTG ATGTTTCAGAAGGACACTTCAGAGTCATGTACGATGTTACTGAAGTACCTATTAGCTTGCCTTTCCAGAAGCCTCCTGCAGACAAACCGAATCCTAAACAAGGCATCG GTCTTATGTCATGGAGTAAAGACAGCCGATATATTTATACACGTAATGATAGCATGCCAACTGCTCTGTGGATATGGGATATACGCCATCTAGAGCTTGCTGCCATCTTGGTGCAGAAGGATCCCATACGAGCAGCAGCATGGGACCCAACATGCACACGTCTTGTTCTCTGTACTGGCAGCTCTCACTTGTATATGTGGACCCCATCAGGTGCTTACTGCGTGAGTAATCCTCTACCACAGTTTAACATAACTGATTTGAAATGGAATTCAGATGGAAGTTGCCTCCTCCTCAAAGACAAGGAGTCGTTCTGCTGGGCGTCTGTGCCCTTATTTCCAGAATCTAGTGAATATAGTTCAGATGACTGA